GTCAGCATGCTCGCCCGCAGTCGATATCGCAACTAGGAGTTGCAATGAGTTCGTCCGCACCGCTGGGGCGTGGACCGAAGGTCCGCGCCGCCGTGCTCGCCGCCACCGTCGACGAGCTGAGCGAACGGGGATACGCCGCGTTCACGATCGACAACGTCGCCCAGCGCACCGGTGTGCACAAGACCACCGTCTACCGGCGATGGCCCGATCGCGACAGCCTGATCGCCGAGGCGCTGACCGACAGTGTCGCCGCGAAAATCCCGATCCCCGATACCGGTTCGGTCGACGACGACCTGCGCGCCCTCGCGCGCAGCCTCGTCGCATGGGCCGACAGCGCCTCCGGCCGCGCCATCGCGGCCGTGCTGGTGTCCACCGCCGCCGGCCTGCCCGCACCACCCAATTCCGCTCGCCACGTGTTCCGCGACCGGATTCGGCAGACGCTGCCGGTCGTGACGCGCGCGACCGCCCGTGGCGAGATCCCCGACGGCACCGATCCGGCCGAGATGATCAAGACGCTGGTGGCGCCGATCTACTTCCGCGTGCTGATCACCGGCGAGCCGGTGGACGACAGCACCGCCGACGCTGCCGCGAGAGTGGCGCTGACGGCCGCGCGTGCCGGCCTGTTCACCTGAACCGCAGCGGCGAGGGGGTGCATTCGATGTCGATCCGCCCCGGTATGGCGCTCAGAATCGACCGGCGGCGAATCCGGTCAACAAGACCAGGAAGCCGCCGATCTCACCGACGATCAACAGCGCCAGGATGACCCGCATACTCGGCGGGGCGTTGTGCATCTGATTATCGGTTTCACCCCGCAGGCCGAGCCGGACGTAGTTCGCGATAGTGATGACGAACATCGCGATCATGGCTCCCGCG
The genomic region above belongs to Nocardia spumae and contains:
- a CDS encoding TetR/AcrR family transcriptional regulator, translating into MSSSAPLGRGPKVRAAVLAATVDELSERGYAAFTIDNVAQRTGVHKTTVYRRWPDRDSLIAEALTDSVAAKIPIPDTGSVDDDLRALARSLVAWADSASGRAIAAVLVSTAAGLPAPPNSARHVFRDRIRQTLPVVTRATARGEIPDGTDPAEMIKTLVAPIYFRVLITGEPVDDSTADAAARVALTAARAGLFT